The following is a genomic window from Candidatus Cloacimonadota bacterium.
CTGCCGCGTAGGCAGAACCGCTGTGCAGGCCGGTTTGGACCACGTTCGAAGCGAACATCACGATCCGGCCAAATCTACCACTCAACATACCCGGCAGACAAGCCTTGAGGACATTATAGGCCATGCTCACGTTGGCGTTAAATATTTCACTCCAAATAAGGGGCTCGCCCTTAGCCAGAGTTCTGGCGTCGTAGCTGCGTATCGCGGCTGTGTGCACAAGCCTGGCCGGAACGGCGTCCAAGGCCCGGCAAGCTTCATCCAGGGCGGCTTTGAAAGAGGCAAGGTCGCGCAAGTCGCAGGCTTTGATCATTATCTCCGGCCGGGAACTCAGCTTTTCCAAACGCCGGCCATCGGAATGTATCAACAAGAGCATCGGCAAACGCGTTTCCGCCCAGGCCTGGGCGAGGTAAGACCCCACCTGGCCGTTGGCGCCGGTGATGATCAGCAACTGCTTCATGGCTTTACGATCCGCTCCACAAGACGTAGTGCGACTTCAAACTTGTCGCCGCTCAGTTGCAGGGTTTTTTTGTTTTTGTTGTCACCGGCACTGATGACAGAAAGCGTGGTCTGGTCAGCCCCCGCGGTGTCCAGATGATTCACGCAGATGAGGTCCAGGTTCTTTTTCTGAAGCTTTTCCCTGGCGTTGGCGATCAGATTGTCGGTCTCCGCGGCAAAGCCCACCAGCTTCTGTTTCTTGGTTTTCTGTTTTCCGAGTTGGGCAAGGATATCCGGCGTGGGCGCCAGTTCCAGGTTGAGGCTGCCGCCTTTCTTGATCTTGTGGGAAGATGCTTTGAGCGGCTTGAAATCAGATACGGCGGCACATTTCACGATAATTCGGCAGCCTTTGGCAGCCTTGATAACGGCGTCATACATCAGTTGCACCGTGGGTGCGAAGATGGCCTGATGCAGATAGTAGGGAGGGGTTTCTTCCATCAAACCGTGGACCAGAGTGACCTTGGCGCCCCTGAGGGCGAAAGCCCTGGCGATAGCCAGGCCCATCCTGCCGCTGGATTTGTTGGTGATCAGGCGCATGGGATCTATCGGCTCTGCTGTGGCGCCTGCGGTGACCAGAACGCTGATCCCGTCAAGGTCTTCAGGATATTCCAAATAGCAGCGGATGGCATTTGCGACCTCCGCGTTGGGAGGATACTTTCCCTTGCCCTCATATCCGCAGGCGAGCAGCCCTGTATTCGGCTCCAGAACATGGTTTCCCCGCACT
Proteins encoded in this region:
- the coaBC gene encoding bifunctional phosphopantothenoylcysteine decarboxylase/phosphopantothenate--cysteine ligase CoaBC produces the protein MDKNILLGVSGGIAAYKAIDLASKLSKAGYSVKTILTENASRFVAGINFAAITHGSVHSQLFEDADPIPHITLADWADLIVVAPATANILAKAAQGFADDLLSTTLLAHAEPVLYVPAMNVNMYQSQATQANLNILRVRGNHVLEPNTGLLACGYEGKGKYPPNAEVANAIRCYLEYPEDLDGISVLVTAGATAEPIDPMRLITNKSSGRMGLAIARAFALRGAKVTLVHGLMEETPPYYLHQAIFAPTVQLMYDAVIKAAKGCRIIVKCAAVSDFKPLKASSHKIKKGGSLNLELAPTPDILAQLGKQKTKKQKLVGFAAETDNLIANAREKLQKKNLDLICVNHLDTAGADQTTLSVISAGDNKNKKTLQLSGDKFEVALRLVERIVKP
- a CDS encoding SDR family oxidoreductase, with translation MKQLLIITGANGQVGSYLAQAWAETRLPMLLLIHSDGRRLEKLSSRPEIMIKACDLRDLASFKAALDEACRALDAVPARLVHTAAIRSYDARTLAKGEPLIWSEIFNANVSMAYNVLKACLPGMLSGRFGRIVMFASNVVQTGLHSGSAYAAAKAAIVNLVRSVALEAAPDNVLINSISPAPVETDLESDYEGEYLAFRQRYFAAYRAASPTGKLVSMQELKRVAELLLSEELANLTGQNLVIDGGASAPLPASPETGN